The Thomasclavelia ramosa DSM 1402 genome includes a region encoding these proteins:
- a CDS encoding V-type ATP synthase subunit I: MAISRLNLVSINFDKYRYNEVLLKLFSHDDFHPELASKFIDSVTGLSVYNQDNLYEEILVRLNDASNKYHFKLEEVPVETNQINVLRVKEYLDDLLLDVERIDAVKVQLDRMIIENQEAIIQLQHVADIDVDFDDLFSCKYLQVRFGKIPVNNVSKLDYYESLPFVFKAFHNDNQYTWCMYITTPGDAPEVDNIFSSLYFERIHIPAFVHGSPELAIGEIQEEADVAKEQSEKLKERIDKMFANDRDKLNEIYTIAKHLNDVFIMQKYVVVIGDKLSVNGFVPTRSVKKFKEDFETLEKVTVDIKPANSDVRLSPPTLLKNNWFSRPFRMFVEMYGVPKYNDADPTLLVALSYTLLFGIMFGDVGQGVILSLVGFVAYKKFGLQLGAVGVRLGISSMLFGVVFGSVFGNEEILIPLFNAMSPDNTMTLLIAAICLGIILIIISMAFNVILSFKKKNFGEAVLSQNGICGLVFYISILGLVINMFLGLGFVNVIYVVGLIALPLFLIFLKEPLIRKFEEHEAMFPNGFGAFFVEGFFELFEVVLSFITNTMSFLRVGGFVLSHAGMMLVVYTLAEMVGGVGELAVIIFGNIFVMCLEGLIVGIQVLRLEFYEMFSRYYEGNGISFKTIKED, encoded by the coding sequence ATGGCGATTTCAAGATTAAACTTAGTTAGTATTAATTTTGATAAGTATCGTTACAATGAAGTTTTATTAAAGCTTTTTAGCCATGATGACTTTCATCCTGAGTTGGCCTCTAAGTTTATTGATAGTGTAACGGGACTAAGTGTTTACAATCAAGATAATCTTTATGAAGAAATCTTGGTGCGATTGAATGATGCATCAAATAAGTATCATTTTAAGCTAGAAGAAGTGCCAGTTGAAACTAATCAAATCAATGTGCTGCGGGTAAAAGAATATTTAGATGATCTACTGCTTGATGTTGAGCGAATTGATGCTGTAAAAGTACAATTAGATCGGATGATTATTGAAAATCAGGAAGCAATCATTCAGTTACAACATGTTGCTGATATTGATGTTGATTTTGATGATTTGTTTAGCTGTAAATATCTTCAGGTTAGATTTGGAAAAATTCCAGTAAATAATGTTTCTAAATTAGATTATTATGAATCATTACCATTTGTCTTTAAAGCATTTCACAATGATAATCAATATACTTGGTGTATGTATATTACAACGCCTGGTGATGCACCAGAAGTTGATAATATTTTCTCATCATTGTATTTTGAACGGATTCATATTCCGGCCTTTGTTCACGGTTCACCAGAACTTGCTATTGGTGAGATTCAAGAAGAAGCTGATGTTGCTAAAGAACAAAGTGAAAAATTAAAAGAGCGAATTGATAAAATGTTTGCTAATGACCGTGATAAGTTGAATGAAATCTATACGATTGCAAAACATTTAAATGATGTCTTTATCATGCAAAAATATGTTGTTGTAATCGGTGATAAACTTTCTGTCAATGGTTTTGTTCCAACACGTAGTGTTAAAAAATTCAAAGAAGATTTTGAAACATTAGAGAAAGTAACAGTTGATATTAAACCAGCTAATAGTGATGTTCGTTTATCGCCACCAACATTGCTTAAAAATAATTGGTTTTCACGGCCGTTTAGAATGTTCGTCGAAATGTATGGGGTACCTAAATATAATGATGCCGATCCAACTTTATTAGTGGCATTATCATATACCTTGTTATTCGGAATTATGTTTGGTGACGTAGGACAAGGGGTTATTTTATCACTTGTTGGATTTGTGGCTTATAAAAAGTTTGGTTTACAATTAGGTGCGGTTGGAGTCCGTTTAGGAATTTCCAGTATGCTTTTTGGGGTTGTCTTTGGTTCGGTATTTGGAAATGAGGAAATTTTGATTCCGTTATTCAATGCAATGTCGCCAGACAACACGATGACATTATTGATCGCTGCGATTTGTTTAGGAATAATTTTAATTATTATTTCGATGGCGTTTAATGTTATTTTGAGTTTTAAAAAGAAGAATTTTGGAGAAGCAGTGCTAAGTCAAAATGGAATTTGTGGATTAGTCTTTTATATTTCTATTTTGGGATTAGTTATAAATATGTTTTTAGGATTAGGATTTGTTAATGTTATTTATGTAGTTGGATTGATTGCATTACCACTATTTCTAATTTTCCTAAAGGAACCACTAATTAGAAAATTTGAAGAACATGAAGCAATGTTCCCAAATGGTTTTGGTGCGTTCTTTGTTGAAGGATTCTTCGAATTATTCGAAGTAGTCTTATCTTTCATCACTAACACAATGTCATTTTTACGGGTTGGAGGATTTGTTTTATCACATGCCGGAATGATGTTGGTTGTATATACATTGGCTGAAATGGTCGGTGGCGTTGGTGAGCTAGCCGTTATAATTTTTGGTAACATTTTTGTAATGTGCTTAGAAGGATTAATTGTCGGAATTCAAGTTTTACGGTTAGAGTTCTACGAAATGTTTAGTAGATACTACGAAGGAAACGGAATTTCATTTAAAACTATTAAAGAGGATTAA
- a CDS encoding V0D/AC39 family V-type ATPase subunit produces the protein MALSSNALCAKAKAMYGYRIGEEGYSDLCRKQSLSEMVTYLKSQTKYSGVLEDINVRNVHRRQVEAALNKEYFERCARLMKYAPKKNQDFYSQEVIGIEVQLIVDKVVSIKEKDQASFSLEIPDYLASKMSFNIYGLINVDNYKDLVTYLRDTRYYKILADFDFTAPIDINALERQMKSLFYSTYVAAIKKNFKGKEQKELLDILSTSIELINITKIYRFKKYFKESNETIKNSLYLEHCRMSSSMLDTLIEARSAKELMELLANSKYKLYLGDKDYAYIEYYVEEVRYNIAKRYMRFSSNAPLVYLTYSILQKVEVDNLKHIIEGIRYGRDASSIEEMLIFA, from the coding sequence ATGGCTTTATCGTCAAATGCACTATGTGCTAAGGCTAAAGCGATGTATGGATACCGCATTGGTGAGGAAGGTTATAGTGATCTATGCCGGAAACAGTCACTTAGTGAGATGGTAACATACTTAAAATCGCAAACAAAGTATAGTGGTGTTTTAGAAGATATTAATGTCCGTAACGTTCACCGTCGCCAAGTAGAGGCTGCTTTAAATAAAGAATACTTTGAACGTTGTGCGAGATTAATGAAGTATGCACCAAAAAAGAATCAAGATTTCTATAGCCAAGAGGTCATTGGAATTGAGGTTCAATTGATTGTTGATAAGGTTGTCAGTATTAAAGAAAAAGATCAAGCGAGTTTTTCTTTGGAGATACCTGATTATTTAGCAAGCAAAATGAGTTTCAATATTTATGGATTGATCAATGTTGATAACTATAAGGATCTAGTAACATATTTAAGAGATACTAGGTATTATAAAATATTAGCTGATTTTGATTTTACAGCACCGATTGATATTAATGCTTTAGAACGTCAGATGAAATCACTATTTTATAGTACTTATGTGGCTGCCATTAAAAAGAATTTTAAGGGTAAAGAACAAAAAGAATTATTAGATATTTTATCGACATCGATTGAGTTGATCAATATTACGAAGATCTATCGATTCAAAAAATATTTTAAAGAATCGAATGAAACAATTAAAAATTCTTTATATTTAGAGCATTGTCGAATGTCTTCATCAATGTTGGATACATTAATTGAAGCTCGTAGTGCAAAAGAATTGATGGAATTATTAGCTAATTCTAAATATAAGCTGTATTTAGGTGATAAAGACTATGCTTATATCGAATATTATGTTGAAGAAGTTAGATATAATATCGCTAAAAGATATATGCGTTTTTCTAGTAACGCACCGTTAGTATATTTAACATATTCAATCTTACAAAAGGTAGAGGTTGATAATCTAAAACATATTATTGAGGGAATTAGATATGGACGAGATGCATCTAGTATTGAAGAGATGCTGATCTTTGCATAG
- a CDS encoding DUF2798 domain-containing protein, producing the protein MPTNRKESLVFTMFMCAFMVFWMSVYNVSLHFGFSSEAIKEAWLGFPLAYLFAILCDWVIISKFAKSLAFKVVNPKSKPLIKIIMISFFMVCGMVILMSLYGAVEQAGISEQTLMVWLTNIPKNFIAALPLQLLIAGPFIRSVFKILFTRQIA; encoded by the coding sequence ATGCCAACAAATAGAAAAGAAAGTTTAGTTTTTACAATGTTTATGTGTGCCTTTATGGTTTTTTGGATGAGTGTCTATAATGTCAGTTTACACTTCGGCTTTTCAAGCGAAGCAATCAAAGAAGCATGGTTGGGATTCCCATTAGCCTATTTATTTGCGATTTTATGTGATTGGGTAATAATATCTAAGTTTGCTAAAAGTTTAGCTTTTAAAGTTGTAAATCCTAAAAGTAAACCACTTATTAAGATTATTATGATCTCGTTTTTTATGGTCTGTGGCATGGTTATTTTAATGTCTTTATACGGTGCAGTTGAACAGGCTGGAATCAGTGAACAGACTTTAATGGTGTGGTTGACAAATATTCCAAAAAATTTTATTGCAGCTTTACCACTACAACTGTTAATTGCAGGACCTTTTATTCGAAGCGTTTTCAAAATCTTGTTTACTAGACAAATCGCATAG